From Tachypleus tridentatus isolate NWPU-2018 chromosome 8, ASM421037v1, whole genome shotgun sequence, a single genomic window includes:
- the LOC143222934 gene encoding tRNA wybutosine-synthesizing protein 5-like, which translates to MKSSNVKVWNGVSSETLINEIYPQRVPAVLKNINIGKCTEKWTAGYLAEQVGNQPVKVHVSTSTKLDFINKNFLYRTLPFNEFIARAAEEKHSNYFLDEKEVYYMRSLGDDPRKDVADIRRQFSGLAKDISYSDIFPEKQFFSSVFRIASKGLCLWTHYDVMDNLLIQVKGKKYAVLFHPNDVSYMYMNGDKSEVLDVENPDLEKYPEFIKATKYTCTLDSGDILFIPALWLHNMTSLEFGVAVNVFWHHLEESMYDKKDPYGNKDPHPAATALTFLEKALKTLKQLPDDYRTFYSKLMISRIQDSIS; encoded by the exons aGAGTTCCAgcagttttgaaaaatataaatattggtaaatgtacagaaaaatgGACAGCAGGTTATCTAGCTGAACAAGTTGGAAATCAACCAGTTAAAGTACATGTATCCACATCGACAAAGttggattttataaataaaaattttctttatag GACTTTGCCCTTTAATGAATTTATTGCAAGAGCAGCAGAAGAGAAACATTCAAATTACTTCTTAGATGAG aaagaagTTTATTACATGAGATCACTTGGAGATGATCCACGTAAAGATGTAGCTGACATCAGAAGACAGTTTTCAGGTTTAGCTAAAGATATATCCTATTCTGATATTTTCCCTGAAAAGCAGTTTTTCTCTTCTGTGTTTCGAATTGCTTCAAAAGGCTTGTGTTTATGGACACATTATGAT GTAATGGACAACTTACTTATTCAAGTGAAGGGCAAGAAATATGCTGTTTTGTTTCACCCAAATGATGtatcatacatgtatatgaatG GTGACAAGTCTGAGGTACTTGATGTTGAAAATCCAGATCTTGAGAAATATCCAGAGTTTATCAAGGCCACTAAGTACACCTGTACTTTGGATTCAGGAGATATTCTTTTTATTCCAG CTCTTTGGCTCCACAATATGACCTCCCTTGAGTTTGGTGTAGCAGTAAATGTCTTTTGGCATCATCTGGAAGAGAGTATGTATGACAAGAAAGATCCATATGGAAACAAGGATCCCCATCCTGCTGCCACTGCACTTACATTCTTAGAGAAAGCTTTAAAGACATTAAAACAGTTGCCTGATGACTACAGAACATTTTACAGCAAGCTCATGATATCTAGAATTCAAGACTCTATAtcataa